The following coding sequences lie in one Alloacidobacterium dinghuense genomic window:
- a CDS encoding STAS domain-containing protein, with the protein MTPDRSLQCDVERLAEKDQHGNQVTMVRCHGSLVSETASEIEDVVKPLIASGGRTVVDLADVNYMDSFGLGALVILKVSAIKRGLSILEFANMTPRVLELLRLTHLTQMFTS; encoded by the coding sequence ATGACGCCCGATCGTTCTTTACAGTGTGATGTTGAGAGGCTGGCAGAGAAAGACCAGCACGGGAATCAAGTGACCATGGTCAGGTGTCATGGCAGCCTCGTTAGCGAGACGGCGAGTGAGATCGAAGATGTGGTCAAGCCGCTTATCGCTTCCGGTGGCCGCACCGTTGTCGACCTTGCTGATGTGAATTACATGGATAGCTTCGGCCTCGGAGCACTGGTTATTCTCAAGGTATCTGCAATCAAGCGAGGCTTATCCATCCTGGAATTCGCCAACATGACACCTCGCGTGCTCGAACTGCTGCGCCTCACCCATCTGACGCAGATGTTCACATCGTAG